The genomic stretch TCGACCTGCCCGTCCATCGGCGCGCCCGCGTCCTCGCCCTCGCCGGAGAAACGACCGAAGCCGAGCACTTCGGTGCACCCCGCACAGGCGACCAAGACAGCGAGCGCCGCGCCGACTTCTACCCCCCGAGTCGTTCGCATCCGCGAGAAGGTAGCGAGAGCGCGGTCCCGGAATCAATGCGGTTGACGGAGCGCGCGCGCCGCTGTCAGAGCCAGAGGCAGCCGGCCCACATCAACGCCATGACCGCCAGGCTCGCGACGGCGAACCACACGGCGTCGCTGCGCTGCGCCGAGGCCGCGCGGGGGGAGTCACCGCGGGGTCGCGGCTCGGCGCCCTCGGCGAAGGGCAGGTCGTCGGCGCTCGGCTCGCGGCGAGCGGGCGGGATGGTCACGATGGCCGCCTTCGAGTCGCGAGCCGCCTCGCGGAGGCGGGCGACGAAGGCGGACGCGGTGCTCGGGCGCTCGGCAGGATCGCGCGAGAGCGCTCGTACGAAGAGCGCCTCCACCGACGCCGCGAACGCGGTCCCTCCGCGCTCGGACAGGCTCGGTGCGGACTCGTGGACCTTCGCCGTGAGCACGCCCATGGTCGTGTCGGCGTGGTAGGGCACGCGCCCCGTCAGCATCTTGTACGCGACACAAGCGAGCGCGTAGATGTCGCTTCGCGGGCCGCCAGCCTCCCCCTCCGCGCACTCGGGGGCCATGTAGTGCGGCGTCCCCACGAGCGTGCCCTGGAGCGTCAGCTTCGTGGCCCGGTCGGCGCCGGAGTCGTCTCGGAGGGCGGCGACGCCGAAGTCGAGCAGCTTCGTCGTCGTGCCCCCCGCCGTCCTGGCTCGGAACATGTTCGCCGGCTTGACGTCGCGGTGGATGATGCCGCCCGCGTGCGCCGCGTCGAGGGCGCCGGCCACCGGCGCGAGCCACTCGCACGTGTCCTCCACCGAGAACGAGCCTCGG from Sandaracinaceae bacterium encodes the following:
- a CDS encoding serine/threonine-protein kinase codes for the protein MERSDQQVELTPGVTLEGRYRIDGLLGQGGMGRVWNATQLSLGRPVVVKTLRAEVSRSDVVVRRFLREARSAAELDHEGVVRILDVGRLSDASPYFVMEKLEGQTVDDALAGRGSFSVEDTCEWLAPVAGALDAAHAGGIIHRDVKPANMFRARTAGGTTTKLLDFGVAALRDDSGADRATKLTLQGTLVGTPHYMAPECAEGEAGGPRSDIYALACVAYKMLTGRVPYHADTTMGVLTAKVHESAPSLSERGGTAFAASVEALFVRALSRDPAERPSTASAFVARLREAARDSKAAIVTIPPARREPSADDLPFAEGAEPRPRGDSPRAASAQRSDAVWFAVASLAVMALMWAGCLWL